The genomic window CCGACACCTGGACGCGGTCGACCAGACCGGCGGCCATCAGCGCCCGGTTCATCGACAGGCTGCCGTGCGAGCGCAGCGGCACGTCGGACTCCGCCTTGAGCCGCGCGACGACGTCGACGGCGTCACCGCTCACCAGCGTCGCGTCCGGCCAGTCGAGGGGTCCCTCGAGCGTCGTCGACACCACCGTGGTCGGCATCGTCCTCATCCGGGTGTTCACCGGGTCGTCCACCTCGGAGGTCTCGGTGAGCGGGCCCAGGACCTCCACGAACTCCCGGAACGTGGTGGCCCCGAGGACCATCCGCTGGTCGCCGGAGTACGCGGCGAGGCGGCGGTCGAGGAACTCGGGGCCCTGCTTGCCCCAGTAGCCACCCCAGTCGCCGCCCTCGCCGTAGGAGCCGAAGCCGTCGAGGCTGCAGAAGACGTCGAAGGTGTAGACGGCGGTCATGGGGCCCTCCTCGTGTGCGGTCGGTCGTCCGCTCGGGAGACAGACCGCGGACCACGGCCGGACTCATCGCCGTCGGCGGTCCCGCGACGTCGAGGCGCGGCAGCAGCCGACCGCCACGCTCCTGCAGCCCCGCGCCCGGGCCCGCGGTCGTACGCGACCGCGGGCCCAGGCCCAGGACCGCAGGAGCGGCCGGCGCGTCAGCCCGTGAACTCGAGGAAGTCCGCGCAGAAGTCCCGGCCCTCGGTCTCCAGGTGCCCGTTGATCCGGAACGCGCCGTCGACGACGCCGACGAACTCGTCGTCGTCCGGGTCACCGGGCGTGCCGTTGTAGTCGACGATCACGGCCTCCCGGACGTGCCCCTGGTCGACGAACAGCAGTTCGCCGTCCGACCCGTAGACGCGCTGCCTGAAGACGGTGTTGAAGCTGACGGTGATGGTCCCGTCCCCGTTGTCGACGATGCGCAGGTCCTTGTCGAAGAAGGTGTTCGTGACCGTGAAGGTCCCGCCGGTGTCCGGGTTCGTGTAGACGTCGGTCGACGTGCCGCGCGCGGCGAGGTACGGGAACTCGCTCCCCCGCACCTGCTCGAAGAGCTCGAGGTCCGCGGTGTACGAGTGCACCACCGGGTTCTC from Geodermatophilus normandii includes these protein-coding regions:
- a CDS encoding dihydrofolate reductase family protein, which gives rise to MTAVYTFDVFCSLDGFGSYGEGGDWGGYWGKQGPEFLDRRLAAYSGDQRMVLGATTFREFVEVLGPLTETSEVDDPVNTRMRTMPTTVVSTTLEGPLDWPDATLVSGDAVDVVARLKAESDVPLRSHGSLSMNRALMAAGLVDRVQVSVFPVITGRTGAEPVFAGAADFDLELLEARTLDGRIQELVYRPTLHG